The Neodiprion virginianus isolate iyNeoVirg1 chromosome 5, iyNeoVirg1.1, whole genome shotgun sequence genome contains a region encoding:
- the LOC124306503 gene encoding cytochrome b-c1 complex subunit 7-like isoform X1, whose amino-acid sequence MSWVPKKTPGFFSEGIKKWAYNLSRFNQYGLHHDDCLHETEVVAKALKRLPQKLVDERNFRILRATQLSITKSILPKEEWTKYEEDVRYLRPYIDEIIKEEEEKKQWNKM is encoded by the exons ATGAGTTGGGTACCTAAAAAAACCCCGGGCTTCTTTA gcgaaggtataaaaaaatgggCTTACAATCTTTCCCGGTTTAATCAATATG GTCTGCATCACGACGACTGCCTCCATGAGACAGAGGTGGTGGCGAAAGCGTTGAAAAGATTGCCACAAAAACTGGttgatgaaagaaatttcCGCATACTTCGCGCTACCCAGTTGTCTATTACAAAGTCCATTTTACCCAAGGAAGAGTGGACTAAATACGAAGAG GATGTTAGATACTTACGACCTTACATCGACGAGATcatcaaagaagaagaagaaaaaaaacagtggAACAAGATGTAA
- the LOC124306503 gene encoding cytochrome b-c1 complex subunit 7-like isoform X2 yields the protein MSWVPKKTPGFFSLHHDDCLHETEVVAKALKRLPQKLVDERNFRILRATQLSITKSILPKEEWTKYEEDVRYLRPYIDEIIKEEEEKKQWNKM from the exons ATGAGTTGGGTACCTAAAAAAACCCCGGGCTTCTTTA GTCTGCATCACGACGACTGCCTCCATGAGACAGAGGTGGTGGCGAAAGCGTTGAAAAGATTGCCACAAAAACTGGttgatgaaagaaatttcCGCATACTTCGCGCTACCCAGTTGTCTATTACAAAGTCCATTTTACCCAAGGAAGAGTGGACTAAATACGAAGAG GATGTTAGATACTTACGACCTTACATCGACGAGATcatcaaagaagaagaagaaaaaaaacagtggAACAAGATGTAA
- the LOC124304939 gene encoding tripartite motif-containing protein 45, giving the protein MKDVDESARGLMKKQMKGKQQTTSIDLVDIVKNSGRIQALARGCCGRDELHRVDGNGSQKTTTCKDQKEAFIFGSWKRRHKRRPAATATVRPVSISDENFERNNNNNLRQDDSKRGIPASQRSSTYYPSSYTTTSVTSFGLECRVDGNVPCEEEFWCPRCSQRMQEPRLLPCLHPICTPCVDQLMSQGISTSSFREGCPICETPLPCFAGLTNALPPPHYPLQHRLVMDAVRRRLAHQVLCCDTCPEEVQASVHCPACLRNFCSDCGTEHQEQEVRAYKVHEVRPLWEARRVRRTALCLAHPTHALRFHCIACQQVTCRECMWRGAHRGHASEGASGAGRRAAALITAALQRARTLLNSLLVEYNSQLFSPTTLDRRHSLYNIESERYSDTLSRIHHSRSRSTLSSHTKEAKARMQEFARLQRARYLLDAIALSEELLADGADVEILSLSGIILKRLKNLGVKPLQPEKSRNDDSNEFCSESQDDNGLRISHPGVYHCCTFCSSGGRKEAVCACRGTMPGGYRGCGHGHVGHPGVSHWSCCGSIHRHGACRSPKKCVYQIIL; this is encoded by the exons ATGAAAGACGTTGACGAATCGGCTCGTGGCTTGATGAAGAAGCAGATGAAGGGTAAACAGCAAACGACCTCGATCGACCTGGTTGATATAGTGAAGAATTCGGGGAGAATACAAGCTCTGGCTCGCGGTTGCTGCGGGCGGGATGAACTTCACAGAGTTGATGGTAACGGGAGTCAGAAGACCACCACCTGCAAGGATCAGAAGGAGGCGTTCATATTCGGCAGTTGGAAGCGTCGGCACAAGCGAAGACCAGCCGCGACCGCCACGGTCAGGCCAGTGTCGATCAGCGATGAGAATTTCGAGAG gaacaacaacaacaatttaaGACAGGATGACTCGAAACGAGGAATCCCCGCCTCTCAGAGAAGTTCTACCTACTACCCCTCCTCTTACACGACGACCAGCGTCACTTCCTTCGGTCTCGAATGTCGTGTCGATGGCAACGTCCCTTGCGAGGAGGAGTTCTGGTGTCCGAGATGCAGTCAGCGGATGCAAGAACCGCGACTCCTCCCCTGCCTCCATCCGATCTGCACTCCGTGCGTCGACCAGCTAATGAGCCAAG GAATCTCAACCTCCAGTTTTCGTGAGGGATGCCCAATTTGCGAGACTCCGTTACCCTGCTTTGCTGGCTTGACTAACGCCTTACCTCCACCGCATTATCCTCTTCAGCATCGTCTTGTCATGGACGCTGTCAGAAGGCGGCTTGCCCATCAGGTTCTCTGCTGCGATACTTGTCCTGAGGAGGTTCAG GCCTCGGTCCACTGTCCTGCGTGTCTGCGAAACTTTTGTTCGGACTGTGGGACGGAGCATCAAGAGCAGGAAGTGAGAGCTTACAAGGTGCACGAAGTGCGACCACTTTGGGAGGCGCGTCGAGTTCGCCGAACAGCGTTGTGTTTGGCCCACCCGACGCATGCTCTTCGCTTCCACTGCATCGCGTGTCAGCAG GTGACATGCAGGGAGTGCATGTGGCGCGGAGCTCATCGAGGTCATGCCAGCGAGGGTGCTTCTGGAGCCGGAAGAAGGGCTGCCGCCCTCATCACCGCCGCTCTCCAGCGTGCCAGGACCCTCCTCAACTCCCTTCTTGTTGAATACAACAGTCAGTTATTTTCTCCCACAACCCTCGACAGGAGGCACAGTCTATACAACATCGAGAGTGAAAG GTACTCGGACACCTTGTCACGAATTCATCACTCTAGAAGTCGTTCGACGCTGTCATCGCATACAAAAGAGGCCAAGGCGCGTATGCAGGAATTCGCGCGACTTCAGAGAGCTCGATATCTCCTGGACGCGATAGCGCTATCCGAGGAACTTCTAGCCGACGGCGCGGATGTCGAGATCCTCAGCCTCAGTGGTATCATTTTGAAACGGCTCAAAAACCTCGGAGTGAAGCCTCTGCAGCCGGAAAAATCACGGAATGACGACTCCAATGAATTTTGCAGTG AATCCCAGGACGACAACGGGCTGAGAATTTCGCATCCAGGCGTTTACCACTGCTGCACATTTTGCTCTAGTGGTGGAAGGAAAGAGGCTGTCTGTGCCTGCCGTGGAACGATGCCAG GAGGATACAGAGGCTGCGGTCACGGGCATGTGGGACATCCTGGCGTCAGCCACTGGTCGTGCTGCGGTTCTATTCATCGGCACGGTGCATGTCGTTCGCCAAAAAAATGCGTATATCAAATAATACTTTAA
- the LOC124304940 gene encoding COP9 signalosome complex subunit 8: MVLKEVEKLLDELEKAELEAPNGGATPQTYTQLLAVYLYQNDICNAKYLWKRIPANVKANSNELQQVWLVGQRMWQRDWPAVHAALSTEWSEDINSIMNALKENVRERAVILISEAYSSLTLITLASMTGLSAPEAQTLATEREWKIEGDMVQPKRIDKDYHLGQNSLTEDQLHKLTQFVSFLEN, encoded by the exons ATGGTCTTGAAGGAGGTTGAGAAGTTGCTTGATGAGCTCGAGAAGGCAGAACTTGAG GCACCTAATGGAGGCGCAACACCACAGACTTATACCCAGCTACTGGCGGTTTACCTATACCAAAATGACAT ATGCAATGCTAAATATTTGTGGAAACGGATACCGGCCAACGTCAAGGCAAACAGCAATGAACTTCAGCAGGTCTGGTTAGTCGGGCAGCGAATGTGGCAACGCGACTGGCCTGCAGTACATGCAGCTCTGAGCACTGAATGGAGCGAAGACATAAACAGCATTATGAATGCTCTCAAAG aAAATGTTCGAGAACGCGCGGTAATATTGATATCAGAGGCATATTCCTCGTTGACGCTGATCACGTTGGCCAGCATGACGGGACTGTCGGCGCCAGAAGCGCAAACTCTTGCTACCGAGAGGGAATGGAAAATCGAGGGTGACATGGTACAGCCGAAGAGAATAGATAAGGACTATCATCTTGGCCAAAACAGCCTCACTGAGGACCAGCTCCACAAGCTTACGCAGTTTGTTTCGTTCctggaaaattaa